The genomic window ATTAAAAAGTAAGTATGCATTTGTTAATTACCCACAACCCCATGCAAACCTCCCCACCTATCATATCACACTGATATCAACTTTCACTGTCCATCATTGCACTCATACAAGAGAAAAGCCATATGATTGCTCTGAATGTGGAAAGGCCTTTACTCAAATGTCTAGTCCAATGAAACACCAGAGAATCAACACAACAGAAAAGCCATATCTGTGGactacatgtgggaagagtttcagcTTTATATGTGGactacatgtgggaagagtttcagcTTTATATATGGACTACATGTGGGAAGATTTTCAGTCGTATATGTGGactacatgtgggaagagtttcagcAGTATCTGTGTACTACATGTAGAGTGAGGCCTTTCTCAACAAATCCCCTGATAATATATTTGACATGCAACTCACTTTGTATAAGAGTGAATGGAGGCTAATAGAGAGGAGGCATAAATAATCTGGCTGATGATTGAAAAGTAAGTATGAATTTGTTCATTACCCACAACCCCATGCTAACTCCCCACCTATCATGTCACACTTCCACCACTACCTATCCTCCATTGTGGAGTGCCTGCCAAGTGCAACTAGATTCCCTGTAATTCTACATTCTAGTTTCCATCTGAAAGGATTCTCTCACTGATTGGTCAGATTTCAATCTAGAAGCCTTATGTTATACAGAAAAGGCATGATATCAACTCTCACTGTCCATCATTGCACTCATACAAGAGAAACGCCATATGATTGCTCTGAATGTGGAAAGGCCTTTACTCAAATGTCTAGTCCAATGAAACACCAGAGAATCCACACAACAGAAAAGCCATATCTGTGGactacatgtgggaagagtttcagccgtatctgtgtacatgtgggaagagtttcagcCAAATGTGTGGATTACACATGGGAAGATTTTCAGCTTTATATATATTCAAAACGTAatgttttaatttaattaagGACTTAATGTTTTAATCTCAATGACAAGGTATCTCATAATGGCTGTTTGAATCAATTCATATTCATGTTTTACAataaaaagtatacattttatatatttaaaaaaaaaaaagattactgGAAAAATAATGCACAAAATGATAATACCCATTGTGAAGTGTCAACACAAATAAAGTTCATGATGCTGTTGTTGATTCAGGCCTTAACTTGTCTATAGATGAGGTGGCACACTTATTCTATGTCCTtgctcaaataaaaaaaatcacttaaagacaaaaaatgcACATAAATGACCTTAAGTGGTAGAAATAGCACATTTGATGTAAGCTTTCTTTGTTGGTTACTCCACCCATTCTAACTTTTTATTTCACACCTCTCCACACTTGCCAACATGCAAACGTAGGCTCAcctaaataaaaccctgtggcgtcatctctacaccattggttttacgcatgtcacactatggcctacgcttcgtttcattcacacaaactgataatgcttttacttggcacgaagttctggaagaactgtgcccagatcttttcccatctcttctcccccctagtctaacggtgaccgtgtcgaagtattgaaattggttgtggtctattcagcatttcccaaaatatgggtccgcaacatggagactgctggtccgcggagtcgtggagtgaaattaggcccggtgcttcatctgataatttgctgcgcagttgatcaagaaaccgtgGACCgatgaaaaatgaaaacaaacgtttctgctatcgatgtcattaaacatggagccctacaattaagtggtggtatgagcattcattcaatgcgtgTCTGcgtgagagaaactgaaactaatagatgacgttggtatcaaagctccgcttcaacctgttgggaaggctatttatttatttaacgaaacttaatagaacgacattgttttttggaacttccatataaacagagcagagactgtataatactgtagggcattgagtattgtatagtcaactgtatagcattgagtattgtatagtcaaatttcaatataacgtggccaaaagctattgtagccttctttctgggtacatgtagatgagccctatgaccccaaagtctgccaattcattcctacgtaatcaccatgaccaaaattgtacttttttttactttgaatcttaaaaaaatctatattgacctacctaccgacccatttttattttattttttggttGTTACTGCAAACGAGAATATTTGTAAGGATGCCTGGTGCCTTGCGCTGTGTGTTCATTCAAAATAACATGGTTTGCAAAtgtgatctcatgtttgttttagacGACTTTATCCAATGCTACTAGCTGGTTCTGTAACCCATTACAAATAGTTTCGATGGGTCATTAGCATCATATGACGACTAGTTTCGATGGgcaattaatttgaataatgTGTGAATGTCTTGTATTGACTGATGGCAGGTACCTGGTGCCTTGTCATTGTCTGTGATGCTAATTATTTTGAAACTAGCCTACTGGAACAGTTTAGATGAGCATCCAGAGTCCGGTGACTAATGATGTGAAATGTCTTTGTTTGCCTTTTTCAGAATTTGCAAAAGCACCCTCACTGATATAATCAAACACTTTGAGGAGAACGGCGCAAGACCACGGTTAAGGAAGAAGAAGCCAAGGCCAAAGCCACCAGTCACAACAGTTCTGTAACCCATTACAGATCGTTTCAATGGGTCATTAGCATCATATGAcgaccagggttgtgcacaattccaattgcaattctgcttcctgtttgctacctcaattgaaatgcaagtgaaattcaagaattgaattggaatttaagaggcagtttcaattcaattctggaattttgcacaagcctggtgacGACTAGTTTCGAGAAAGAGGTTTAATGTACACTGTGGGTCTAGAGAGTGCTGCAATTTCAAATCTTGTATACATCCTGTTTTTGGTAATAAAATAATTTTCATTTCAACAAAGTATATTCTAATAAACCTCCCCACCTATCATATCACACTTCCACCACTACCTATCCTCCATTGTGGAGTGCCTGCCAAGTGCAACTAGATTCCCTGTAATTCTACATTCTAGTTTCCATCTGAAAGGATTCTCTCACTGATTTCAATCTAGAAGGCTGATGATTTATACAGAAAAGGCATGATATCAACTCTCACTGTCCATCATTGCACTACAAGAGAAAAGCCATATGATTGCTCTGAATGTGGAAAGGCCTTTACTCAAATGTCTAGTCCAACAAAACACCAGAGAATCCACACAAGAGAAAAGCCATATCTGTGTactacatgtgggaagagtttcagtTGTATCTGTGTactacatgtgggaagagtttcagcCATATCCGTCTactacatgtgggaagagtttcagcTTTATATGTGTACTACATGTGGGAAGAATTTCAGCTTTATATATGGactacatgtgggaagagtttcagcTTTATATGTGGACTACATGTACAGTGAGCCCTTGCTCAACAAATACCCTGATGATATATTTCACAAATGTAACTCCCTTTGGATAagagtgtctgctaaatgaacaaATGTAAATGTTACATTTACGTTTGAAAATGTTCAACAGAAGCAACTACCTTTAATAGATAATAGTTTGAGCTCTGTGTTATAGAAAGTTATTTCTTTTGATATAAGGTACACTTAATTTATGTTGAATGCATGGTGTTGATactgttttgtagttttcacCAATCTACAGTCTTTTGGCTTTACTTATAGTGTACATTTCTAAGGTAGCATTGAGAATAAGCAACACTTATCTACAAAACACCTTTTGGCTGAACAACCGCTTGCCTTTTATTTTACTGTACTGTCCAATACATCTGCTATGTGTCACTGTGGGATTACTATagtacaacatcaacatcatcttatttattatattattcatttatttttttattttatattttgatctttaccttttgaactattgcccttctatgcttttatcaactattcctgtttgcttttgtttatataaagcacattgaatgacctatgtgtatgaaatgcgctatatatataaacttgacttgactcaaGAAACATCAGAATgtaacctttcatttgagaccataATTAAGCTTCTACACCAAGGGGTACATATGCAGTAAGTATTTTATTGTCAgtacttcacaagacctggtgttAGAGCTTAGTTGTGTTTCTCAAGTGCATCAAGTGACTTAGAGGACTGAAATATGGTCAGTTCATAGATGTTTGTAACCgggtagaaagaaaaaaacacttgccggcaatcagagtcaactgatttccagtcagagtcacgtgtgtctccattggcctccagtgattgttgcccccaccaagatggcgtcgctatTTACGCATGTTCTGGATGCCAaggcggtatctagctttctaatatctatggttgTTCCTTTCACATTACCTAAGGTTCACAATAACAGTACCTGCAGGAGTGCTGAGACTGCTGGTagggggccccaagcagccgcCTACCTATGCCTAAATGTTAAGACCGCCACTGGTTCATAGATGTTTATAGAAAGAAAATCAATAtcctagcctctgtaactctgtgccagtATTTTTCTGATTGTTCCCTAAGCAACTACAGGGTCTCTGAAGGGGCCAAGCAATTTATGGTAGGCCAAACTAAGTGGTAACAGTGGCCTCTGAAGTAGGCACAGTGCAGTTTCTGGGGGGAAAGACTACAAATGCACATCCTATAGGAAGTTAATCTTTGTGTTTGGTTAAGAATAGAAAGACACAAAGCAATTTATAGAAATTGGAAAGCTGTATCAGTGTTCTACAGTGTTCTACTCTTCTGGGAAGAGTTTCAGGACTGGTGGAGAGCTCACTGAGCATGACGGAGTCCTCAcaggaaaaaaaatgtttcagtTTACTTCATGTGGGAAGGGTTTCAAGACTGCAGCTGGGGTCAGCACCCATCGGCACACCCATAGATGGGGGAGCCCATATGAGTGCTCTTACGGAAGAGCGGCCCATTCATGCCACCCGGGAATCTaaaatatagaccctttcaacaagaaaaacaaaaacatttaccGTTCCGtaacaattcaaggttctaaaattctgttgaattcaatgaacccagaccctttcaacaagaaaaacaaaaacaatgcttgaacgttctactttgttcccaatctacttctgCTTCATAAGATAAaacatgtaagggataatgtatagaacgccggtcattaatggaaaaataagtcccgacaggaccccgacgcgccagcggaaTGACCGGCGATCtatatacattatcccgcttattatacggctacttgccaaaacgaaaatcCACATCCACGATATGTCTACATTTATGTGTTActgtttcgtcgtggcttttgctgagaaacacatagttcgcaacacacgctgaacttgaatcaaacattctttagaacacagctgatcaaccgtctgctttcacttttgaatgaagttccaatacttgcggagtgatatgaaaaacTTAatatcagcagcacaaaacccgttgccattgacagcggtaattgtttgcagcggtaattacatgaaaatattttaccgtagaatgttgggaaatcccattcaagtcaatggagcgttctgctagcattgtgaagagccgtataataaggaatgttaaaacggaagccttgtgggaacaactatgatgctgataatggaactctcttgaaacaaTAAAAGGGACCTACCAGGGATTGTGTTGTTTCCCACTGCGAGTGTCCATGTGCTTTGCCATCAGAATGTGTAaaaaacatggatgccacaacCAAGCAGGCGCGTAGCCACATAAGGATTATATATTACATAAAGCCATTCTTATCTTTTCATATGTTTgtgccctctctgtctctcgctctttcaAAGAGTTGTTCCCGTCAATGTTTTGGTTTGACTGAGGCCCCTGCACCTGTCTGCATCACTTCCTGTATAGTCTTTGTCAAGCAGTTTGttccacacacactgttccactCAAACATGAATACTTGTCAAGCAATATTTCTTACACAAATATTATAATTGTCCAAGCAAGAGAATATCTCATATTATGTCCCAAGCTGCACACTAAAAGCAAGTTTATATCCATGGCATGAATACTTTCATAGCAAGAATACATGTTATACTACACATTCTACTGACTATACATTTTAGTGTAATGACTGTTTAAAATGGAAATGAgatgaacacattttttttatttgaaaccaGCAATCTAACAGGTAAGACAGAGGAGGCATTATATCAACATCGTCGGatggttttattttatttttttatatgtaaACTCATATGTTTACAGGTCGGCACCGTGATGCTCTAAAACGTACACACTTACAAAAGTAAATATTGGAGCTTTCTTtgttcattacccacaatcccctCCTACTCCCCCATGTTTAATTTCACacctcctccccacccccacctgctCTCCTTTGTGGAGTGTCGGCCCATTTCATGCCCTGTCATTCTAATTTGCATCAAAGAGGAACCTGTCACTGAGTGGTTAGATGATTTCAATGGGTCAGAGAGCAAACACACTATAATTTGCATCAAAGAGGAACCTGTCACTGATTGGTTAGATAATTTCAATGGGTCAGAGAGAAAACGCATTATAATTTGCATCAAAGAGGAACCTGTCACTGATTGGTCGGATGAtcctgtgggagagagagaaaaagtgttgTATAAATACCGAGTCAAGTCAGATTTCAGAGCTCACATGTTCAAAGGTAGGCATGGGGATGTTTTATTTAACAAACAGTATTTCTTTATTTGCACCTGCTTACTTTGTATTCCTTCAGTTCATATTTAACAGAATTTGTTCCACTACACAGAACTGGAGTCTGAAATGTCAGGATTTGCTGAACCAACAGCGCTGCATATGCCAGTGAAGGAGATAAAGGAAGAAGAGGTTGATGATTTCCTTCAAGAGTACCTGTTCGCCGTTCAAAAAGTAGAAAACCCCGAACTGGATCATGACTGCAAGACTGAAACACCCATATCACCAAATTTCAACTGCAAAGGAGAAAAGTCTCCAATGATGGAAATTAAACAGGAGGAAGACTCTGATTTAAGAGAAGATTTCCAGAAAGAGGCTTTTCCCACAAGTAAGTTGCTAATTACTTGTTTGTATTGTGGAAATCTTGaagtaaaacaaaaacatttgcaCAGTAATATTAATTATAATTGTTTCAATGTTCTGTACTTCTCTCGTAAACCATCAacacagatgagatgagacaTACTGCAGAAAAGGCACATCATTGTACAGAGTGTGGAAAAGCCTTCTGCAAGATGAATCTTCTCAAGTCACACCTGAGGATCCACACAGtagaaaagccatatcagtgcTCTGATTGTGGAAAGGCCTTTAGTCGAAGTTCTAATCTAATACGACATCAGAAGGTCCACACAGaagaaaagccatatcagtgtacaACATGTGGGAAGAGGTTCAGATATAGGTTTGAGGTCAAAaaccatcagcacacacacacaggagaaaagcTCTATCAGTGCTCTGACTGTGGAAAGGCGTTTAAGCAAAGTTCTAGTCTAATGCGACACCAGAAGGTCCACACAGGAGAAAAACCACATCAGTGCTCTGACTGTGGAAAGGCCTTTACTCAAAGGTATCATCTAAAGGAACACCAGCGgatccacacaggagaaaagccgtTTCAGTGCACTACATGTGGGAAAAGTTTCAGTCAGTGCTCAACTCTTATAACCCATCAGAAGGTACATACTAGAGTTAAATATTAGCAAGACTGATCAGACTGTAATggtattttacagttttttttctgattgcttaagcacattttttttgtggctatggctttttttgctaaactctacacacaaataggaaaacctttcatccaatcagcaaaacattgtagttctctcttcgtaaaaattgtgttttcgtatcaaacagtaaacacaagccatcacaatagtaagcacacaatgtgccaacttcacactgatggtatgaataaaaaaacacatctggcttttccTTTCTCTGTAGACtaagtttgaggtcatacttttgtcatagttctgtaaacatacaggtatccaaacttcaagtattagtgtttatttacccacatcaaaacaaacacaagtgtgtttttccaagtcaaaatacaaaatagcatttcacggagacaaaacaaatcagtctacattgagtcgtctctctcttttgtctacatcgcatgcaatgtcctagtccaaggcaccggggaaaatatattGTGGAATGCCgttttagtcacgataagtcgagcaacgagtaagaatgaacaggtatgataagggatcagattccaaaaataattcagtggaaatgcatggattccagttgctggaagaaactggaatccatgcatttccactgaattattttgacatacgttcacactcggtatcatgtttcaatacactttaggtcaatatcacaccagaattctcctttaactagtaaaggccaaaatgcataccagtcagctagttgaaggcttttgggtctcactagttaactagtgacagccaaaaatgtgcacatgtttactagtgaaggcaaaactcctcactagttaactagttggtgtaggtcaatgtcactagttaactagtttactAGCTGCTTTACTAGCTgtttcactgccacacatgcaaactagtgagacttaaattgttccactagttagtggacaaaaacggtcagcttgtttgtgtttttaggtgtaactagttaactagtgaacaaaatatgcatgccactagttaactagtaaggcccacagcaccctcactagtaaactagtgggtattttggcctttacatgttaacaagtgaccattttggcatctcactagttaactagtggggctgaaatggccttcactagttaactagtgggcattttgagacacactagtaaactagtgacactttttgcacctcactagttaactagtcgaatggaaattgccatcactagttcactagttggtgttttggtgcacactagtaaactagtgacactttttagacctcactagttaactagtgagcagttctgccttcactagtttacatgtaagtgtcacactgaagccactagtttactagctatagagtacctttggccagcatgttaacttgtgtgccacatgcaaatgttgtgggtgggatatcgtgaaattctgcactaggttgtcatgttctatttggacatagagAGCCAATAGAAAACCTAAATTTC from Alosa sapidissima isolate fAloSap1 chromosome 9, fAloSap1.pri, whole genome shotgun sequence includes these protein-coding regions:
- the LOC121719841 gene encoding zinc finger protein 347-like codes for the protein MSGFTESTPLPMPVKEIKEEEFDDFLQEHLFADQEVKEDPGLDYDCKTETNTSPMYDCKEEQSPLMEINKEEDADFRLVIRKDSYPTDGMRHTAEKAHHCTECGKAFCKINHLKSHLRTHTGEKPFQCSDCGKAFSQKSNLTKHRMVHTGEKPYQCTNCGKAFSQMSHLQVHQMIHTGEKPYQCSDCGKAFSQMSHLQVHQRIHTGEKPYQCTTCGKSFRTKTEVNVHDRTHMGDKPYPCPHCGKAFGRRSGLTQHQMIHIEEKPYQCATCGKSFCWSTFTVHHCTHTREKPYDCSECGKAFTQMSSPMKHQRINTTEKPYLWTTCGKSFSFICGLHNLFHYTELESEMSGFAEPTALHMPVKEIKEEEVDDFLQEYLFAVQKVENPELDHDCKTETPISPNFNCKGEKSPMMEIKQEEDSDLREDFQKEAFPTNEMRHTAEKAHHCTECGKAFCKMNLLKSHLRIHTVEKPYQCSDCGKAFSRSSNLIRHQKVHTEEKPYQCTTCGKRFRYRFEVKNHQHTHTGEKLYQCSDCGKAFKQSSSLMRHQKVHTGEKPHQCSDCGKAFTQRYHLKEHQRIHTGEKPFQCTTCGKSFSQCSTLITHQKVHTRVKY